One genomic window of Candidatus Eremiobacteraceae bacterium includes the following:
- a CDS encoding GNAT family protein has protein sequence MRKRSPREAAPTWLVGDKVRLRPIEPADVDMLQRWINAGPARDFILTRMPMSLEAERDWAANAAVNPNTPCYVIQTLDGIDIGTTALKIEGARATLGIAIHEERYWNRGLGTDAVRTLVDGAFRARPLVRIELTVLPENARAIRCYERAGFAREGVMRRYIYQNGSYADVVLMSVLHEEWAATRRAGKRPRSSGVRRRR, from the coding sequence ATGCGCAAACGTTCGCCGCGCGAAGCGGCCCCGACCTGGCTCGTCGGCGATAAAGTGCGCCTGCGTCCGATCGAGCCCGCAGACGTGGACATGCTGCAGCGTTGGATCAACGCGGGTCCGGCGCGTGATTTCATATTGACGCGCATGCCGATGTCGCTCGAAGCCGAGCGCGACTGGGCCGCGAACGCAGCGGTCAACCCCAACACGCCCTGCTACGTGATCCAGACGCTCGACGGCATCGATATCGGCACGACCGCGCTGAAGATCGAAGGCGCGCGCGCCACGCTGGGCATCGCGATCCACGAAGAACGCTACTGGAACCGCGGCCTGGGCACCGACGCGGTGCGGACGCTAGTGGACGGAGCGTTCCGCGCGCGGCCGCTCGTGCGCATCGAGCTGACCGTGCTACCTGAAAATGCGCGGGCTATCCGCTGCTACGAGCGGGCCGGGTTCGCGCGCGAGGGCGTGATGCGGCGCTACATCTACCAGAACGGGTCCTATGCAGACGTCGTGCTCATGAGCGTGCTGCACGAGGAGTGGGCCGCTACCCGCCGAGCAGGCAAGCGGCCGCGCTCGTCAGGTGTGCGCCGGCGTCGCTGA
- a CDS encoding retropepsin-like aspartic protease, with protein MIAVWIGGGLAASMLAVATPAPTASPPAPPPTAVRSPQLDALLERHRRALGHMQSESASWSGVITQDGADTPFSESADGDGRWKSSLTLPFGQHVDGNDLAVQWVQDLNGNVTFIPITRRRSLLARLLGFNAVLLDPDIAWVIDGPLTIDGRPVIRLHAKLGTADAVVYLDSQTALVNGAQLGDRAIRYVQYQTFDQLVVPTKIVETQQDEQVATTIRSVTFPPLAAADFAPPPPRRPQFPSGATEVGLDFESPHSLIVVHAKVNGTLVNFLLDSGSSASLIDQDEARVLKLPTAGSVRVVGATVLRGTVARADVLELGGVRFTPFVLEAVPLGLPASLRGFGITGILGYDVFAQVVARIDYGRAHIRLIQPSTFSYNGTGAVLALDASSRLPRVPATLGEQDPTTFTVDTGSDSGLTLYQDFAQSHARDFLRPGDLASEESSYPQSPQNPQPPSTPDPASFFGDLMQASGAGGAIHVKTAYITRLNLGKFSVDRVFTEIVLNPSGAFTPATSDGLLGASVLSKFGAVFLDYPGGRFILER; from the coding sequence ATGATAGCCGTCTGGATTGGCGGCGGCCTTGCAGCGTCCATGCTGGCCGTTGCGACGCCGGCTCCGACGGCGTCGCCTCCGGCTCCGCCGCCGACGGCCGTCCGCTCCCCGCAACTCGACGCCCTCCTCGAGCGCCACAGGCGCGCGCTCGGCCATATGCAGTCGGAAAGCGCCTCGTGGAGCGGCGTGATCACCCAAGACGGCGCGGACACCCCGTTCAGCGAGAGCGCCGACGGCGACGGGCGCTGGAAATCCAGCCTCACGCTCCCCTTCGGGCAGCACGTCGACGGCAACGACCTCGCCGTCCAGTGGGTCCAAGACCTTAACGGCAACGTCACGTTCATCCCGATCACGCGCCGGCGTTCGCTGCTCGCGCGCCTGCTCGGCTTCAACGCGGTGCTGCTGGACCCCGACATCGCCTGGGTGATCGACGGCCCGCTCACGATCGACGGGCGCCCGGTCATCCGGCTGCACGCGAAGCTCGGCACAGCCGATGCGGTGGTCTATCTCGATTCGCAGACCGCGCTGGTCAACGGCGCCCAGCTCGGCGATCGCGCCATCCGCTACGTCCAATATCAGACCTTCGACCAGCTGGTCGTGCCGACGAAAATCGTCGAGACGCAGCAAGACGAACAGGTGGCGACCACGATCAGATCGGTCACCTTCCCGCCGCTGGCTGCTGCGGACTTCGCACCCCCGCCGCCGCGCAGGCCGCAGTTCCCGTCTGGGGCTACCGAAGTCGGACTGGACTTCGAGTCGCCGCACTCGTTGATCGTCGTGCACGCCAAGGTCAACGGCACGCTGGTCAACTTCTTGCTCGACTCAGGCAGCTCGGCGTCGCTGATCGACCAGGACGAAGCGCGCGTGCTCAAACTGCCCACCGCGGGCAGCGTGCGGGTCGTCGGCGCGACCGTGCTGCGGGGCACCGTCGCACGCGCCGACGTGCTCGAGCTGGGCGGAGTGCGCTTCACGCCGTTCGTGCTCGAAGCGGTGCCGCTAGGGCTGCCGGCATCTCTGCGCGGCTTCGGCATCACGGGCATCTTAGGGTACGACGTATTCGCCCAAGTCGTGGCGCGCATCGACTATGGACGCGCGCACATCAGGCTCATCCAGCCGAGTACGTTCAGCTACAACGGCACCGGCGCGGTGCTGGCGCTGGATGCTTCATCGCGTTTACCGCGCGTGCCGGCCACGCTTGGCGAGCAGGACCCGACGACCTTCACGGTCGACACCGGCAGCGATTCGGGCCTCACCCTATATCAGGATTTCGCGCAGTCGCACGCGCGCGATTTCCTGCGCCCGGGCGATCTCGCCTCGGAAGAGTCCTCCTATCCGCAATCCCCTCAGAATCCCCAACCGCCGAGCACGCCGGATCCGGCTAGCTTCTTCGGCGATCTGATGCAGGCCAGCGGCGCGGGCGGCGCGATCCACGTCAAGACCGCGTACATAACGCGCCTCAACCTGGGCAAGTTCTCGGTCGACCGCGTCTTCACGGAGATCGTGCTCAATCCGAGCGGCGCGTTCACCCCGGCCACATCGGACGGGTTGCTGGGCGCCTCGGTCCTATCGAAGTTCGGCGCGGTGTTCTTGGATTATCCGGGCGGGCGTTTCATCTTAGAGCGCTGA
- a CDS encoding PilZ domain-containing protein, with the protein MSDGDAGELHVDRRRYPRFNIKLPVEFTVVDESRRCRAMVDNISLAGVLLLTDEALAQGTRVVVHLPARGGGWLDVNAQIVRTSVVGEFGVAFVSMTEDELERVTALVEARSAL; encoded by the coding sequence TTGAGCGATGGCGACGCGGGCGAGCTGCACGTAGACCGGCGCCGTTACCCGCGCTTCAACATCAAGCTGCCCGTCGAGTTCACAGTCGTGGACGAGTCGCGGCGTTGCCGCGCGATGGTCGATAACATCAGCTTAGCCGGCGTGCTCTTGCTGACCGACGAAGCGCTCGCGCAGGGCACGCGCGTCGTCGTGCACTTGCCGGCGCGCGGCGGGGGCTGGCTCGACGTCAACGCGCAGATCGTGCGCACGTCGGTGGTCGGCGAGTTCGGCGTCGCATTCGTCTCGATGACCGAAGACGAGCTCGAACGCGTGACGGCTTTGGTGGAAGCGCGCTCAGCGCTCTAA
- a CDS encoding TIM44-like domain-containing protein — MNALKTSSLPAAASALAGAALVLAGPLEAFARAGGGSHYGGGGYHGGSSGGNYGGGGFGGGFSFWPLLFLGHGTGFWVIIALVVIYYLWNRAQTNAQSQMGGQAATQTLFQPAATTQYMDQPTRTVDPQVIATGEAAIKARDPGFDERSFLDRAQTAFFKIQQAWMARNQDLARDVMSDALYERHKMQTDQLIAAHQIDMLENIVIGHAKVVDVTAATPYDTIVVAFTASMTDYTIDENTKQLVDGQRVPTTFTEFWSFIRRADAKTAVGQTGLASTCPSCGAPLKLVNGACSYCSAPVRTSSSEWVVDQIEQSF, encoded by the coding sequence ATGAACGCTCTCAAGACGTCATCTCTTCCGGCTGCGGCGTCTGCGCTTGCTGGCGCGGCTCTGGTCTTGGCTGGGCCGCTGGAGGCATTTGCGCGCGCCGGCGGCGGCAGCCACTATGGCGGCGGCGGATATCACGGCGGCAGCAGCGGCGGCAATTACGGCGGCGGCGGCTTTGGCGGCGGGTTCAGCTTCTGGCCCCTGCTGTTCTTGGGCCACGGCACAGGCTTTTGGGTCATCATCGCGCTGGTCGTGATCTATTACCTATGGAATCGCGCGCAAACCAACGCGCAATCGCAGATGGGCGGCCAGGCCGCCACACAAACCCTGTTCCAACCCGCCGCCACGACGCAGTACATGGACCAACCTACCCGAACGGTGGATCCCCAAGTCATCGCGACCGGCGAGGCGGCCATCAAGGCGCGCGACCCCGGCTTCGACGAGCGCTCGTTCCTCGACCGCGCTCAGACCGCGTTCTTCAAGATCCAACAGGCGTGGATGGCGCGCAACCAAGACCTTGCGCGCGACGTCATGAGCGACGCGCTCTACGAGCGCCACAAGATGCAGACCGACCAGCTCATCGCCGCGCACCAGATCGACATGCTCGAGAACATCGTCATCGGGCACGCCAAAGTGGTCGATGTGACCGCAGCGACCCCGTACGACACGATCGTCGTCGCTTTCACGGCCAGCATGACCGATTATACGATCGACGAGAACACCAAGCAGCTCGTCGACGGGCAGCGCGTGCCGACCACGTTCACCGAATTCTGGTCGTTCATCCGCCGCGCCGACGCCAAGACCGCGGTCGGCCAGACCGGCCTTGCGTCGACCTGCCCATCGTGCGGTGCGCCGCTCAAGCTCGTCAACGGCGCGTGTTCGTACTGCAGCGCACCGGTGCGCACCTCGTCCTCGGAATGGGTCGTCGACCAGATCGAGCAGTCGTTTTGA
- a CDS encoding deoxyribonuclease IV has product MRFGVHVGIGGNFPKKTIEQALEAGCQCIQIFAGNPRGWRRTPYDARAWQEFRVLRKEHDIQPVVIHSSYLVNLTTTNRVLHKNSTTLVANDLEVAARGGIEYVNTHLGSYGAQTRTKGLSRVSATIGKLIAAAKPGPMLLMENSAGAGNLCGGTMEELGAILKAVGDKRVGVCLDTAHAWASGYDIHDRKGVDAFMAAVDTHIGFARVRALHLNDTKVALGAKRDLHWHVAQGRIGEAGFRALLRRPEFSHVAVICETPKTPEDDRMNIATARRLAGVRQGKTKA; this is encoded by the coding sequence GTGAGATTCGGCGTCCACGTCGGCATCGGCGGCAACTTCCCGAAGAAGACGATCGAACAAGCGCTTGAAGCCGGCTGCCAGTGCATCCAGATCTTCGCCGGCAACCCGCGCGGTTGGCGGCGCACGCCCTACGACGCGCGCGCATGGCAAGAGTTCCGGGTGCTGCGCAAGGAGCACGACATCCAACCCGTGGTCATCCACAGCTCGTATTTGGTCAACCTGACGACCACGAACCGCGTCCTGCATAAGAACAGCACGACGCTTGTCGCCAACGACCTCGAGGTGGCGGCGCGCGGCGGCATCGAGTACGTCAACACGCATCTGGGAAGTTACGGCGCGCAGACGCGCACGAAGGGCCTCTCGCGCGTGAGCGCCACCATCGGCAAGCTCATCGCCGCCGCCAAACCCGGTCCGATGCTGCTGATGGAGAACTCGGCCGGCGCCGGCAACCTGTGCGGCGGCACGATGGAGGAGCTGGGCGCGATCCTCAAGGCGGTCGGCGACAAGCGGGTCGGCGTGTGTCTGGACACTGCGCACGCGTGGGCGTCGGGATACGATATCCACGACCGCAAGGGCGTCGACGCATTCATGGCGGCGGTGGACACGCACATCGGCTTCGCGCGCGTGCGCGCGCTGCATCTCAACGACACGAAGGTCGCGCTCGGCGCCAAGCGCGATCTGCACTGGCACGTCGCCCAAGGCCGGATCGGCGAAGCCGGCTTTCGCGCGCTCTTGCGCCGTCCCGAATTCTCGCACGTCGCGGTGATCTGCGAGACGCCCAAGACCCCGGAGGACGATCGCATGAACATAGCAACCGCCCGCCGCCTCGCGGGTGTCCGGCAGGGCAAAACCAAAGCGTAG
- a CDS encoding methyltransferase domain-containing protein, with amino-acid sequence MRHPSDFDTLVEDYARYRTSYSDELFDALAAFIGPPSAKRILDAACGTGLSAVGMLKRGFAVTGIDVAQRMLEVARSSLPAGADAAFYVGRAEALPFADNAFAGIICAQAFHWFDEAAALAEFSRVLVSGGALAIFWKHARPDDPYARAVRTLFTEWTGRAEAPLESSFRDSLAGFWSQVERGAEQPPDALFRDGELRMLRFGLHYTVDSYVGYHRSRENLRIALGDQREAFLAAARERIIELAPPSHEFEVEQDQFLYCARKP; translated from the coding sequence GTGAGACATCCCTCGGACTTCGACACGCTGGTCGAAGACTACGCGCGCTACCGCACCTCCTACTCAGACGAGCTGTTCGACGCGCTGGCCGCCTTCATCGGGCCGCCGAGCGCCAAGCGCATCCTCGATGCCGCCTGCGGCACCGGGCTCTCGGCGGTCGGCATGCTCAAGCGCGGGTTCGCCGTGACCGGCATCGACGTCGCGCAACGGATGTTGGAAGTGGCGCGCTCGAGTCTGCCGGCAGGAGCCGACGCAGCATTCTACGTCGGCCGCGCCGAGGCGCTGCCGTTCGCCGATAACGCGTTCGCCGGCATCATCTGCGCCCAGGCCTTCCACTGGTTCGACGAGGCCGCTGCGCTCGCGGAGTTCTCGCGCGTCCTGGTCAGCGGCGGTGCGCTCGCCATCTTCTGGAAGCACGCGCGTCCGGACGATCCCTACGCGCGCGCGGTGCGCACGCTGTTCACCGAATGGACCGGCCGCGCCGAAGCGCCGCTCGAGAGCAGTTTTCGCGACTCGCTCGCGGGCTTCTGGTCGCAGGTCGAACGCGGCGCGGAACAGCCTCCCGACGCGCTGTTCCGCGACGGCGAATTGCGCATGCTGCGGTTCGGTCTGCACTACACCGTCGATTCATACGTCGGCTATCATCGTTCGCGCGAGAACCTGCGCATCGCGCTCGGTGACCAGCGAGAGGCGTTCCTCGCCGCAGCGCGCGAGCGCATCATCGAGCTCGCGCCGCCGTCGCACGAATTCGAAGTCGAACAAGATCAGTTCTTGTACTGCGCGCGCAAGCCGTGA
- the scpB gene encoding SMC-Scp complex subunit ScpB, whose product MASLRNRVEAILLVADKPASERDICEAAKAPPAEVRAALREIAASFEGRGIVLREVAGGWRLSTDPQCREDVERFLLPPKTYMSQAALETLSIVAYLQPVTRAEVESLRGVNVDGVMQTLEDRRLIKELGRKDTVGRPIIYGTTDRFLESFGLRALAELPPLPEGAPRRVNGQVIPLPLSAAREESLGQIHESVEGHEGDQVPHSQSKLEHSVADELAHALEE is encoded by the coding sequence TTGGCAAGTCTGCGTAACCGCGTCGAGGCGATCTTGCTGGTCGCGGACAAGCCGGCCAGCGAGCGCGACATCTGCGAGGCGGCGAAGGCGCCGCCGGCGGAAGTCCGTGCGGCGCTGCGCGAGATCGCCGCGTCTTTCGAAGGGCGCGGTATCGTGCTGCGCGAGGTCGCGGGCGGTTGGCGCCTGTCGACCGATCCGCAGTGCCGTGAAGACGTCGAGCGTTTCTTGCTGCCGCCCAAGACATACATGTCGCAAGCCGCGCTCGAAACGCTTTCGATCGTCGCCTATCTCCAGCCGGTCACGCGCGCCGAAGTCGAAAGCCTGCGCGGCGTCAACGTCGACGGCGTGATGCAGACGCTCGAAGATCGCCGGCTCATCAAAGAGCTCGGCCGCAAGGACACCGTGGGCCGGCCGATCATCTACGGCACGACCGATCGCTTCCTCGAATCATTCGGGCTGCGCGCGCTTGCGGAGCTGCCGCCGCTGCCCGAAGGCGCGCCGCGGCGCGTGAACGGACAGGTCATCCCGCTGCCGCTGAGCGCCGCACGCGAAGAATCGCTGGGCCAGATCCACGAATCGGTCGAGGGCCACGAGGGCGATCAAGTGCCGCACTCCCAGTCCAAACTCGAGCACAGCGTCGCAGACGAACTCGCCCACGCGCTCGAAGAGTGA
- a CDS encoding segregation/condensation protein A, whose translation MVEQDLDITNVSLAAVCDQYVAYLSVMESLDIDVASEYLVIAATLLFIKSKKLLPPPPPPFSDDLEDEAALAEESLRQRLIAYAHFKRLGEQLRIRLDENAAYYPGAPAREDGLVQHYRLEAPSLAIALARAFANAEARPAVVKRETFSMVVKMNYVLRLVRDRATIAFSELIAGCRRLEVVVTFLALLELVRTRKVICAQPTLFSDIVVTPAPKGATDQLGKSA comes from the coding sequence GTGGTCGAGCAAGACCTCGATATCACCAACGTCAGCTTGGCCGCCGTCTGCGACCAGTACGTCGCGTATCTCTCCGTCATGGAGAGCCTGGACATCGACGTCGCCAGCGAGTATCTGGTGATCGCCGCGACCCTGCTGTTCATCAAGTCCAAGAAGCTGCTCCCGCCGCCGCCGCCGCCGTTCTCCGATGACCTCGAAGATGAGGCGGCGCTGGCCGAGGAGTCGCTGCGCCAGCGGCTGATCGCGTATGCGCACTTCAAGCGTTTGGGCGAGCAGCTCCGTATCCGCCTCGACGAGAATGCGGCGTATTATCCGGGCGCGCCCGCACGCGAAGACGGCCTCGTGCAGCACTACCGGCTCGAGGCGCCCAGCCTCGCGATCGCGCTGGCGCGCGCGTTCGCCAACGCGGAAGCGCGACCGGCGGTGGTCAAGCGCGAGACGTTTTCGATGGTCGTCAAGATGAACTACGTGTTGCGCCTCGTGCGCGACCGCGCGACCATCGCCTTCTCCGAGTTGATCGCGGGCTGCCGCAGGCTCGAAGTCGTGGTCACGTTCTTGGCGCTGCTCGAGCTCGTGCGCACGCGCAAGGTGATCTGCGCGCAGCCCACATTGTTCTCCGACATCGTCGTCACGCCCGCGCCCAAGGGAGCCACGGATCAACTTGGCAAGTCTGCGTAA
- a CDS encoding DUF3048 domain-containing protein, translating to MTPRRLCALVALMALCAGCARHAAAPAPSASPSPVPTPAVADPLNGTLVPPAAVAHRIAAVMIDNFPDARPQSGLHDADVVYEVEAEGGITRYLALFLGTPASEVGPVRSARTYFVDLARPYDPFFAHAGQNDDVIEFLAGLRAAGFADMDEIQHTPEAFWRDDTRDMPHNLYTSVVRIRKVGPTYGYADKPHFEDQFSYADRTPTASPSAVDSPQPSPSATPGLVPEAIVSFWLEYDVHFVWDGVAYQRFIDGQAQHDRDDDRPYEVSDIVVVWIPAKVLDSIGDLSMDVYGSYPAVLVQDGHATAGKWVAGGATSLPRLEDDSGSPMRLTPGQIYVEIMPQGSSLKIGKQSFTH from the coding sequence TTGACCCCGCGCAGACTTTGCGCGCTCGTCGCGCTTATGGCGCTGTGCGCCGGCTGCGCGCGACATGCGGCCGCGCCAGCGCCCTCAGCGTCGCCTTCGCCGGTCCCGACGCCCGCCGTCGCGGATCCGCTCAACGGCACGCTCGTGCCGCCGGCAGCGGTCGCGCACCGCATCGCGGCGGTCATGATCGACAATTTCCCCGACGCGCGCCCGCAGAGCGGCCTGCACGACGCCGACGTCGTGTACGAGGTGGAGGCCGAGGGCGGCATCACGCGCTACCTCGCGCTGTTCTTGGGCACGCCCGCGTCCGAGGTCGGCCCGGTGCGCAGCGCCCGCACGTATTTCGTCGACCTCGCGCGACCGTACGACCCGTTCTTCGCGCACGCCGGTCAGAACGACGACGTGATCGAGTTCCTGGCCGGCTTGCGCGCCGCCGGCTTCGCCGACATGGACGAGATCCAACACACGCCTGAAGCGTTTTGGCGCGACGACACGCGCGACATGCCGCATAACTTGTACACCAGCGTCGTGCGCATCCGCAAGGTCGGGCCCACGTACGGATACGCCGACAAACCGCACTTTGAGGATCAATTCTCGTACGCCGACCGCACACCGACCGCATCGCCGTCCGCCGTGGACTCGCCGCAGCCGTCGCCCAGCGCGACGCCGGGCCTTGTGCCTGAGGCGATCGTGTCGTTCTGGCTGGAATACGACGTCCATTTCGTCTGGGACGGCGTGGCATATCAGCGCTTCATCGACGGCCAGGCGCAGCACGATCGCGACGACGACCGTCCGTATGAGGTCAGCGACATCGTCGTGGTCTGGATCCCCGCTAAGGTGCTCGACTCGATCGGCGATCTGAGCATGGACGTCTACGGCTCCTATCCTGCCGTCTTGGTGCAAGACGGCCACGCGACCGCGGGCAAATGGGTCGCGGGCGGTGCAACGTCGCTGCCGCGACTCGAAGACGATTCGGGTTCGCCGATGCGTCTGACGCCGGGCCAGATCTACGTCGAGATCATGCCGCAGGGCAGCAGTTTGAAAATCGGGAAACAGAGCTTCACGCATTGA
- a CDS encoding NUDIX domain-containing protein: MKPRRRPTRIKHERSAGGFVLKRNGASYCGLVIGRATPRIWSLPKGHVEPGERVEDTATREVLEETSVEGVIIDKLADIKYWFYSSRLKHSKIVHFYLMRYKRGTPVPQEGEVDEVVWVPLAEMGKRMTHLNERRLVGLVEKIVQEKSAAELGF; the protein is encoded by the coding sequence GTGAAGCCGCGCCGCCGCCCGACGAGGATCAAACACGAGCGCTCGGCGGGCGGTTTCGTGCTCAAGCGCAACGGTGCGTCGTATTGCGGCTTGGTGATCGGGCGCGCGACGCCGCGCATCTGGTCGCTGCCCAAAGGGCACGTCGAACCCGGCGAACGCGTCGAGGACACCGCCACGCGCGAGGTGCTCGAAGAGACAAGCGTCGAGGGTGTGATCATCGACAAACTCGCCGACATCAAGTACTGGTTCTACAGCAGCCGGCTCAAGCACAGCAAGATCGTGCATTTCTATCTCATGCGCTACAAGCGCGGTACGCCGGTGCCGCAGGAGGGTGAGGTCGACGAAGTGGTGTGGGTGCCGCTCGCCGAAATGGGCAAGCGCATGACCCATCTCAACGAACGGCGCCTCGTGGGCCTCGTGGAAAAGATCGTCCAAGAGAAATCCGCCGCCGAACTCGGCTTTTGA
- the gcvPB gene encoding aminomethyl-transferring glycine dehydrogenase subunit GcvPB, whose protein sequence is MPSLLFEQGAPGRGSDFVRDAGAPKQFLEPDALRADLPLPDLTELEVARHFTELSHRNFSVDTNFYPLGSCTMKYNPKLNEAVSGFAGFTDLHPFAPDHGAQGAIRLLWHMERTLSSLFGMDAFSLMPAAGAHGEITAMLMAKKYFKDRGEHERLTCFVPDTAHGTNPASAAMVGYKVVSIPSTARGRTDLATLRAKLDGTAAVCMMTNPNTLGLFEDEIVDMTRAVHDAGGLMYYDGANANAIVGLTRPGDMGFDLMHLNLHKTFSVPHGGGGPGSGPVGASARLSPYLPAPLMARDASGTYFWDEDRPKSIGAVRAFPAHFLAIVRAYAYVIVHGAEGLRSNSRLAVLNANYLRAKVKEFLTVPYADYCRHEFVCSAEELKKETGVRALDLAKGLLDAGVHAPTMYWPHVVPECLMIEPTETESRYTLDAFVETLRALVARAHEDPAAVQQMPLHTPVRRVDEAQVGRLANKGIGLRWSPPSDAQS, encoded by the coding sequence ATGCCGTCGCTGCTGTTTGAACAAGGCGCGCCCGGGCGCGGCAGCGACTTCGTGCGCGACGCAGGCGCTCCGAAGCAATTCTTGGAGCCGGACGCGCTGCGCGCCGACCTGCCGCTGCCGGATCTCACCGAGCTCGAGGTCGCGCGCCATTTCACCGAGCTGTCGCATCGCAACTTCTCGGTAGACACGAATTTCTATCCGCTCGGTTCGTGCACGATGAAGTACAATCCCAAGCTCAACGAGGCGGTGTCGGGTTTCGCCGGCTTCACGGATCTGCATCCGTTCGCGCCCGACCACGGGGCGCAAGGCGCCATCCGGCTGCTGTGGCACATGGAGCGCACGCTGTCGAGTCTGTTCGGGATGGACGCGTTCTCGCTCATGCCGGCCGCCGGTGCGCACGGCGAGATCACCGCCATGCTCATGGCCAAGAAGTACTTCAAAGACCGCGGCGAGCACGAACGGCTCACGTGCTTCGTGCCCGACACCGCGCACGGCACGAATCCGGCCAGCGCCGCGATGGTGGGCTACAAGGTGGTCTCGATCCCCTCCACCGCGCGCGGGCGCACGGATCTTGCCACGCTGCGGGCCAAGCTCGACGGTACGGCCGCGGTGTGCATGATGACCAATCCCAACACGCTCGGTCTGTTCGAAGACGAGATCGTCGACATGACGCGCGCCGTGCACGACGCCGGCGGGCTTATGTACTACGACGGCGCCAACGCGAACGCGATCGTCGGCCTGACGCGCCCCGGCGATATGGGGTTCGATCTCATGCATCTCAACCTGCACAAGACGTTCTCGGTACCACATGGGGGCGGCGGCCCAGGTTCTGGTCCGGTCGGTGCGAGCGCGCGGCTGTCGCCGTATCTGCCTGCGCCGCTGATGGCGCGCGATGCGTCGGGCACGTATTTCTGGGATGAAGACCGGCCCAAGAGCATCGGCGCGGTGCGCGCATTCCCTGCGCACTTCCTCGCGATCGTGCGCGCGTACGCGTACGTCATCGTCCATGGCGCAGAGGGGCTGCGCTCCAACAGCCGGCTCGCCGTGCTCAACGCGAACTATCTGCGTGCCAAGGTCAAAGAATTCCTCACCGTGCCGTATGCGGACTACTGCCGCCACGAGTTCGTCTGCTCCGCTGAGGAGCTCAAGAAAGAGACCGGCGTGCGCGCGCTCGATCTCGCCAAGGGATTGCTCGATGCGGGCGTCCATGCGCCCACCATGTACTGGCCGCACGTCGTGCCCGAATGTCTGATGATCGAACCGACCGAGACCGAGAGCCGCTACACGCTCGACGCCTTCGTCGAAACGCTGCGCGCGCTGGTCGCACGGGCGCACGAGGATCCAGCCGCGGTGCAGCAGATGCCGCTGCACACGCCGGTGCGCCGGGTGGACGAAGCGCAGGTCGGCAGGCTTGCGAACAAAGGCATCGGCTTGCGCTGGTCGCCGCCCTCGGACGCCCAGAGCTAG